In Candidatus Competibacteraceae bacterium, the following are encoded in one genomic region:
- a CDS encoding IS630 family transposase, translating into MKKIDARCLSPEAQEERRRQALRLREDLQWSWKEIARVVGVHISTVIGWGQRFGRDGEAGLKSRRRGRRYLTGRTLTLAQEWRVRSILVDETPGRRGLPFALWNRRAVMELIETLFGVAMPIRTVGEYLSRWGYSPQRPLKRALEQRPAEVQRWLDETYPSILARAKAEKAVIYWGDETAVVEDGHWVRGYAPQGKTPVLATSSRRSGLALVSAISNQGLVRFRFIEQALNAALFLEFLGQLIADQPQKVFLILDNLKVHHAKLVTEWVGEHAEQIELVYLPPYTPERNPTEYLNRDFKTQLRLSARSSTPQALRHKANAFLQFLINTPERIMTYFNHPAVHYAA; encoded by the coding sequence ATGAAAAAGATCGACGCACGTTGTTTGTCGCCGGAAGCGCAGGAGGAACGGCGCCGTCAGGCGCTGCGGCTGCGGGAAGACTTGCAGTGGAGCTGGAAGGAAATCGCGCGGGTGGTCGGGGTGCATATCAGCACGGTGATCGGGTGGGGCCAACGCTTTGGTCGGGACGGAGAAGCGGGCCTGAAATCGCGGCGGCGGGGACGGCGGTACTTGACGGGCCGGACGCTGACGTTGGCCCAAGAGTGGCGGGTGCGCTCGATTTTGGTGGACGAGACGCCGGGGCGACGGGGATTGCCGTTTGCGCTGTGGAACCGGCGGGCGGTCATGGAATTGATCGAAACGCTGTTTGGGGTGGCGATGCCGATTCGGACGGTGGGCGAGTATCTGTCGCGGTGGGGCTATAGCCCGCAACGACCCCTCAAGCGCGCCTTGGAACAACGGCCTGCCGAGGTGCAACGGTGGTTGGACGAGACTTACCCCTCGATTCTCGCGCGAGCGAAGGCGGAGAAAGCGGTGATTTACTGGGGCGATGAGACGGCCGTGGTGGAAGATGGCCATTGGGTGCGCGGTTATGCGCCTCAGGGGAAAACGCCGGTGCTTGCCACCTCCAGCCGCCGGTCTGGATTGGCGCTGGTGTCGGCCATCAGCAACCAAGGCCTCGTCCGGTTCCGCTTTATCGAGCAGGCCCTGAACGCGGCCTTGTTCCTCGAATTCCTCGGCCAGTTGATCGCCGACCAGCCCCAGAAAGTCTTTTTGATTCTGGACAACCTCAAAGTCCATCACGCGAAGCTCGTCACCGAGTGGGTCGGCGAACACGCCGAGCAAATCGAGCTAGTCTACTTGCCGCCCTATACCCCAGAGCGCAATCCCACCGAATACCTCAATCGCGATTTCAAAACCCAGTTGCGGTTATCGGCCCGTTCCTCCACGCCCCAGGCCTTGCGGCACAAAGCAAACGCCTTCCTCCAATTCCTCATCAATACCCCAGAGCGTATCATGACCTATTTCAATCACCCCGCCGTCCACTACGCCGCTTAA
- a CDS encoding glycosyltransferase family 4 protein, with the protein MRAIYLFQDEYPWDIRVEKIVSSMINAGILTTIVSRNRRGLPREERTDSGIAIRRLPKGLTSIDRNLLNFPAFFSPIWIRELEKAVIKDSADILIVRDLPLSPTAYYVGNKYKIPVIIDMAENYPAMIQDTWQFQGPNPFDYLIRNPILLRKLERWIIPKLNGIWVVSEASRRRVEGITGCRNLMWVVGNTPRIQESQASKPHPFADMLKTKNALRLLYVGGLEKTRGLQTVLLSLPIAIKKLGKNIHLLIVGHGQAINDLKNLVSNLQLDEHVSFAGWVDQQYVPGIISASDICLVPHYVTEHTNTTIPNKIYDYLAQGKPVIVSHAQALRDIVEELGCGRFYHDHDFEKLADILVELSNENLRKTLGNAGRAMVLEKYNWQADEKILLKSLEQMIESYSKNRKTFA; encoded by the coding sequence ATGAGAGCAATATATCTTTTTCAGGATGAATATCCTTGGGATATACGAGTTGAAAAAATTGTAAGTAGCATGATTAATGCCGGAATATTAACAACAATAGTCTCTCGAAATAGAAGAGGGCTACCTCGTGAGGAGAGAACCGATTCCGGTATAGCTATCCGCCGCCTACCAAAGGGGTTAACAAGTATAGATAGGAATCTTTTAAACTTTCCTGCTTTTTTTTCGCCAATATGGATAAGAGAACTAGAAAAAGCAGTTATTAAGGATTCGGCTGATATCCTTATTGTAAGAGATCTTCCATTAAGTCCGACGGCATATTATGTGGGGAATAAATATAAAATTCCAGTTATCATTGATATGGCAGAAAATTATCCAGCTATGATTCAAGATACTTGGCAATTTCAGGGACCAAATCCTTTTGATTATCTGATTCGTAACCCTATTTTATTACGAAAATTAGAAAGATGGATCATTCCTAAACTAAATGGTATATGGGTGGTTTCAGAAGCAAGTAGAAGACGTGTTGAAGGGATAACAGGTTGCCGAAATCTGATGTGGGTTGTGGGTAATACTCCGCGTATACAAGAGAGTCAGGCTAGCAAACCACACCCTTTTGCAGACATGCTTAAAACAAAAAATGCACTTCGCCTGTTGTATGTAGGAGGTTTAGAAAAAACAAGAGGACTTCAAACTGTATTGCTTTCTTTGCCTATAGCCATTAAAAAATTAGGAAAAAATATTCATTTATTAATAGTAGGGCATGGGCAAGCTATTAATGATTTAAAAAATTTAGTATCTAACTTGCAGTTAGATGAGCATGTTAGTTTTGCTGGATGGGTTGATCAACAATATGTCCCAGGAATTATTTCTGCCTCTGATATTTGCCTTGTGCCTCACTATGTAACGGAGCATACTAATACAACTATTCCAAACAAAATATATGATTACTTAGCTCAAGGTAAGCCAGTGATAGTCAGCCATGCGCAGGCTTTGCGCGATATAGTAGAAGAACTCGGCTGTGGTCGTTTTTATCATGATCATGATTTTGAAAAATTAGCAGATATTTTAGTAGAATTAAGTAATGAAAATTTGAGAAAGACTCTTGGTAATGCAGGCCGTGCAATGGTATTAGAAAAATATAATTGGCAAGCAGATGAAAAAATTCTTCTTAAATCTCTTGAACAAATGATTGAGTCTTATTCAAAAAATAGAAAAACTTTCGCTTGA
- a CDS encoding PKD domain-containing protein has translation MSITTSAPTRFNSVRHMPGGLSLALFLITTNVFAGQASLTWDPSSGPAAGYRVYYGTASKTYSVNTNAGTATTATIDNLSDGATYYFAVKAYDSAGVESAFSNEVTKTLTVAAPSASFTADKTSGAAPVTVNFTDGSTGNITSRTWNFGDGTTSTAQNPAKTYSTAGTYTVTLNATGPGGSATATKTISVTTPVAAAPVASMSATPISGTAPLLVTLKDTSTGTVASRSWDLGDGTTSTAQSVAKTYNSAGTYTVKLTVTNASGSSTTTKTISASATAPAASFTASPSTGVAPLATTFANTSTGTVLSYAWNFGDAASQSNTSTAQSPSHTYANAGTYTVTLTATGPTGTTPSTKTQTITVNAATSTGSNGLVAAYNFEEGYGATMVDASGKGNHGTTRGTIRVAKGKFGQAASFDGIDDWITVNDSNTLDLTTGMTLEAWVYPTAAMTGTGWQTVVNKEQPSGFGAAYYLAANSDLNQPEAAVYTTDWRKLYGGPAVSANQWTHLAATYDGSTLKLYVNGAQVSSQPQTGGIDVTNGVLRIGGSATWGEFFKGYIDEVRIYNRALSASELATDMKTPIATSSPAKVLLGEKAIGSASYSISKGMAAAFQATAASTGSISNLTIYVDKTSTATRLIAGVYTDNNGHPGKLITGWDDTWIKVSGWNEVRLPVVPVAAGTKYWIAVLNPNGGLLNILNNTGGNTQPSETNQSVTLSELPSLWVTGTISTNGLLSGYGTGY, from the coding sequence ATGTCTATCACAACTTCAGCACCAACGCGGTTCAACTCAGTCCGGCACATGCCAGGAGGGTTGAGCTTAGCTTTGTTTTTGATCACAACTAACGTCTTCGCCGGTCAAGCCAGTCTGACCTGGGACCCCAGCAGCGGCCCGGCGGCGGGCTATCGCGTTTACTACGGCACCGCCAGCAAAACCTATTCGGTCAACACCAACGCCGGTACCGCGACCACGGCAACCATAGACAATCTCAGCGATGGCGCCACGTATTACTTTGCAGTGAAGGCCTACGATAGCGCTGGCGTCGAAAGTGCTTTTTCCAATGAAGTCACCAAGACACTCACCGTTGCAGCCCCGAGCGCGAGCTTCACAGCGGATAAAACATCGGGCGCCGCGCCGGTGACGGTCAACTTCACTGACGGCTCGACGGGTAACATTACCAGCCGCACCTGGAACTTTGGCGACGGTACCACCAGCACCGCTCAGAATCCCGCCAAGACCTACTCGACCGCCGGCACCTATACGGTCACGCTCAACGCCACCGGTCCGGGCGGCAGCGCCACCGCGACCAAGACCATTTCGGTGACGACGCCGGTAGCCGCCGCTCCTGTCGCCAGCATGAGCGCCACTCCGATCTCTGGAACCGCGCCGCTGCTGGTCACCTTGAAAGACACCTCGACTGGCACGGTCGCCAGCCGCTCCTGGGATTTGGGCGACGGCACCACCAGCACGGCTCAAAGTGTCGCCAAAACCTACAATTCGGCGGGCACGTATACCGTGAAGCTCACGGTCACTAACGCAAGCGGCAGCAGCACGACCACCAAGACCATTTCGGCAAGCGCCACGGCGCCCGCGGCCAGCTTCACCGCAAGCCCCAGCACTGGCGTCGCGCCTTTGGCGACCACCTTCGCTAATACCTCCACCGGCACCGTACTCAGTTATGCGTGGAACTTCGGCGATGCCGCCAGTCAAAGCAACACCAGCACCGCGCAGAGCCCCTCACATACTTACGCCAATGCCGGCACCTATACTGTAACACTGACCGCCACTGGCCCGACCGGCACGACCCCGAGCACCAAGACCCAAACCATCACGGTCAACGCCGCTACGAGCACGGGTTCTAACGGACTGGTCGCCGCCTACAATTTCGAAGAAGGCTATGGCGCCACCATGGTGGATGCGTCCGGCAAAGGAAATCATGGCACCACACGCGGTACGATTCGCGTCGCAAAAGGAAAATTTGGTCAAGCTGCTTCCTTTGATGGAATCGATGACTGGATAACCGTCAATGATTCCAACACGTTGGACCTAACCACTGGCATGACGCTGGAGGCGTGGGTTTATCCGACCGCCGCCATGACCGGTACCGGTTGGCAGACCGTGGTCAACAAGGAACAACCCTCCGGGTTTGGAGCCGCATATTATCTGGCCGCTAATTCTGACCTCAATCAGCCCGAAGCCGCCGTCTACACCACAGACTGGCGTAAGCTGTATGGTGGTCCCGCAGTAAGCGCCAACCAGTGGACGCACTTGGCTGCCACTTACGATGGCTCTACACTCAAGCTCTATGTCAACGGCGCTCAAGTCTCCAGCCAGCCGCAAACCGGTGGAATCGATGTCACCAACGGCGTGCTGCGCATCGGCGGCAGCGCAACTTGGGGCGAGTTTTTCAAGGGCTACATCGACGAAGTTCGTATCTACAATCGTGCCTTGAGTGCGAGCGAGCTTGCCACCGATATGAAAACCCCTATCGCCACCTCTTCGCCGGCGAAAGTGCTGCTGGGTGAAAAGGCCATTGGTTCAGCTAGTTACTCTATCTCTAAAGGCATGGCAGCGGCGTTTCAGGCTACGGCCGCGAGTACGGGTTCAATCAGCAATCTCACTATATACGTCGATAAAACCTCAACTGCGACCCGCTTAATTGCAGGGGTTTACACGGATAATAATGGCCATCCCGGCAAGCTCATCACAGGTTGGGACGATACCTGGATTAAAGTAAGCGGTTGGAATGAGGTTCGCCTGCCTGTCGTCCCGGTCGCTGCTGGGACCAAATACTGGATCGCAGTTTTGAACCCGAACGGAGGCCTGCTTAATATCCTTAACAACACAGGCGGCAACACACAACCTAGCGAAACTAATCAAAGCGTTACTTTAAGTGAATTGCCGAGCCTCTGGGTTACTGGTACCATCTCCACCAACGGCCTGTTGTCTGGATATGGAACGGGATATTGA
- the wecB gene encoding UDP-N-acetylglucosamine 2-epimerase (non-hydrolyzing) — protein MCVFGTRPEAIKMAPVVLEFMKYQDDFKCIVVVTAQHRQMLDQVLNLFEIKPDYDLNIMSDGQTLKTVTILILEGLEKIFVLENPDLILVHGDTTTAFAASLAAFYKKIPIGHVEAGLRSFDMWNPYPEEFNRRMVDLVCHLHFAPTVLAEKNLLRESISSNGIFITGNTGIDALKLGIQKIESGYFSGIDTSLIRLAKEKFILITAHRRENFGQPLMDFCNAIKKLALERSSLHFIYPVHMNPNVKNPVKNILSGIFNIHLLEPLDYPNFIFLMKNAFFVVTDSGGLQEEAPALGKPVLVLRKVTERPEAVDAGTVKIIGTETEIVYQWMAQLLDDSDLFMQMANAVNPYGDGKAAQRTIGAVRYFYSMQNLRPPSFSYEVALDNPSKVDPSVKAV, from the coding sequence ATGTGTGTATTTGGAACGCGGCCTGAAGCTATTAAGATGGCGCCTGTAGTTTTAGAATTTATGAAATATCAAGATGATTTTAAATGCATAGTCGTAGTTACTGCTCAGCATCGCCAAATGTTAGATCAAGTTCTAAATCTTTTTGAGATTAAGCCAGATTATGATTTAAATATTATGTCTGACGGTCAAACTTTGAAGACAGTAACTATTTTAATTTTAGAGGGTTTGGAAAAGATTTTTGTACTCGAGAATCCAGATTTGATTCTAGTTCATGGTGATACTACCACAGCATTTGCTGCTTCCTTAGCAGCATTTTATAAGAAAATTCCTATTGGTCATGTAGAAGCTGGGTTAAGGTCATTTGATATGTGGAATCCTTATCCAGAAGAGTTTAATCGACGCATGGTTGATTTGGTTTGCCATTTGCATTTTGCCCCAACAGTGCTGGCTGAGAAAAATTTGCTTCGTGAATCAATTTCATCGAATGGTATTTTTATAACGGGGAACACAGGAATTGACGCTTTAAAGTTAGGTATTCAGAAGATAGAGTCTGGGTATTTTTCTGGGATAGATACATCTTTAATAAGGTTGGCTAAAGAAAAATTTATTTTAATTACAGCGCATCGTAGGGAAAATTTTGGGCAACCACTAATGGATTTCTGCAATGCTATAAAAAAGCTCGCCTTAGAAAGAAGTTCCCTCCATTTTATTTATCCTGTTCATATGAATCCTAATGTTAAAAACCCAGTAAAAAATATTTTATCAGGAATTTTTAATATACATCTCTTGGAACCATTAGATTATCCTAACTTTATTTTTCTAATGAAAAATGCTTTTTTTGTAGTTACAGATTCTGGCGGATTACAGGAGGAAGCACCCGCTTTAGGCAAACCAGTATTGGTTCTACGTAAGGTAACAGAACGGCCAGAAGCGGTAGACGCTGGAACAGTAAAAATTATTGGCACTGAAACTGAAATTGTTTACCAGTGGATGGCCCAACTTTTGGATGATTCAGATCTTTTTATGCAGATGGCAAATGCAGTAAATCCTTATGGAGATGGTAAGGCGGCTCAAAGAACTATAGGTGCTGTGCGTTATTTCTATAGTATGCAAAATTTAAGACCTCCAAGTTTTTCTTATGAGGTTGCCTTAGATAATCCCAGTAAAGTGGACCCCTCAGTCAAGGCTGTCTGA
- a CDS encoding glycosyltransferase family 4 protein: MFTETEVAPLLNCRCIAICSVGELFGGVERHIIGLLKGLRGHGIDTLLFLFYDHELAAQARSHGFEPIILPRYNSYFLSTARYMAQVLQQRQIRIVHVHGYKATVFSLLARYWYSFSILKTEHGLLEPMVGRPVQKMYNYLYRFLDILATRKANAIVCYVTEELQTHYRGAYHGLQSITIPNGIASIDRLSLQRPSEFREDWFNLVIVGRLETVKGHSLAIEAIAAASNLADLHLQIVGSGPCESELKILAEKLNISHKIHFLGFQRNAYNYIAYCHALLMPSLHEGLPYTLLEAMALGAPIIASQVGGLAEVLQNDITALLIPPGNSEALAQSIRRLYSDPELRCRLAKNAQQLQQTQFSLEKMIQRYLSAYQKLLN; encoded by the coding sequence ATGTTCACTGAAACCGAGGTCGCTCCGCTGTTAAATTGTCGTTGTATTGCTATATGTTCTGTAGGGGAGTTATTTGGGGGGGTTGAACGCCATATAATTGGCCTCTTAAAAGGACTTAGAGGGCATGGAATAGATACTTTGCTCTTTCTTTTTTATGATCATGAATTAGCTGCTCAAGCTCGATCACATGGTTTTGAACCAATTATTTTGCCGCGCTATAACTCTTATTTTTTGTCAACTGCTCGGTATATGGCGCAGGTTTTACAGCAACGACAGATTCGTATCGTGCACGTACATGGCTATAAAGCCACAGTCTTTAGCTTGCTGGCACGCTACTGGTATTCTTTCTCTATCCTGAAAACTGAACATGGCTTGCTGGAACCTATGGTTGGAAGACCAGTACAGAAAATGTATAATTATCTTTACCGTTTTTTAGATATTCTTGCCACAAGAAAAGCGAATGCAATAGTTTGTTACGTCACTGAAGAACTTCAGACTCACTATCGTGGCGCATATCATGGGCTACAAAGTATTACTATTCCCAATGGTATTGCCAGTATTGATCGTCTCTCACTACAGCGTCCATCCGAATTTCGTGAAGATTGGTTTAATTTAGTTATTGTAGGGCGTCTGGAAACCGTTAAGGGACACTCTCTGGCTATAGAGGCCATTGCGGCTGCTAGCAATTTAGCTGATCTGCATTTACAGATTGTGGGTTCGGGTCCTTGTGAGTCGGAGTTAAAAATATTAGCCGAAAAGTTAAATATTTCTCATAAGATACATTTTTTAGGATTTCAGCGCAACGCTTACAACTATATAGCTTATTGTCATGCGCTCCTGATGCCTTCACTGCATGAAGGCTTACCTTACACTCTCCTAGAAGCTATGGCGCTCGGTGCACCAATCATTGCATCCCAAGTTGGTGGACTTGCCGAAGTACTTCAAAACGATATAACGGCTTTATTGATACCGCCAGGAAATTCTGAAGCGCTCGCTCAATCAATTCGCAGACTATATTCTGATCCAGAACTTCGCTGTCGGCTTGCTAAGAATGCTCAGCAACTCCAACAAACTCAATTTTCTCTTGAGAAAATGATACAGCGTTATCTTAGCGCTTATCAGAAACTTTTAAATTAA
- a CDS encoding O-antigen ligase family protein: MNQNIFFKDNLYKETNRRSISTNSYVMHDGVIENNWPRYFYGSHILFMLFLIYIVYWYLQGSFRFPILSTIRFEFLMGFVLSLFGVQTYFKNPNRKKSEIGLWLVMLFISMIIMIFFSYVPEISFNLFIDRVIKFSLLGFFIAAFVTTPKRLALFICFYLFSFFKMGQEGLLGHITGSLVWENQGVLRLNGPTPNYSHPNSFSGMALGTLPFIFYFFSIVDRYFRLILLVQLLFSLNIIIFTGSRTGYVALVIGLLFFILKSSKPIKTFFTLLIVLLIAMPLIPSGYIERAETIFTQKDKEGNSTGTRKEILRDAWTVFLDNPLGVGVGAFPAVRQQRFGRTQDTHNLYLEIGTNLGIQGLIIFFGLIFALLRILSRLVKNLNTQSKLLEGLLLDKPSTNISLGDLQKHKRDLQIMRATCQSIYLFVILRLGLGLFGMDLYEIYWWFACGTAVAVWNINTVAQSRTVTLVQLSKM; this comes from the coding sequence ATGAACCAAAATATTTTTTTTAAAGATAACCTTTATAAGGAAACAAATCGGCGCTCAATTTCAACAAACTCATATGTAATGCATGATGGGGTTATTGAAAATAATTGGCCGCGCTATTTTTATGGCAGTCATATTTTATTTATGCTTTTTCTTATCTATATAGTTTATTGGTACTTGCAGGGTAGTTTTCGCTTTCCAATTTTAAGTACGATTCGATTTGAATTTCTGATGGGATTTGTGCTTTCATTATTTGGGGTTCAAACATATTTTAAGAATCCAAATAGAAAAAAATCTGAAATAGGTCTGTGGTTAGTCATGCTTTTTATTAGCATGATTATTATGATATTTTTTTCCTACGTTCCCGAGATATCTTTCAATCTTTTCATTGACCGTGTAATTAAATTTTCGTTGCTTGGTTTTTTTATAGCAGCATTTGTTACTACACCTAAGCGACTTGCGTTATTTATATGTTTTTATCTATTTTCTTTTTTTAAAATGGGCCAAGAGGGGTTATTGGGTCATATAACCGGGTCGCTTGTTTGGGAAAATCAAGGCGTATTAAGGCTTAATGGGCCAACACCAAATTACTCACACCCAAATTCCTTTAGTGGGATGGCGTTAGGTACTTTACCATTTATTTTTTATTTTTTCAGTATAGTTGATCGCTATTTTCGCCTAATACTTCTGGTTCAATTATTGTTTTCCCTTAATATAATCATTTTTACAGGGTCGCGCACTGGCTATGTGGCACTAGTTATTGGACTTCTTTTTTTTATTTTAAAATCAAGCAAGCCTATTAAAACATTTTTTACATTATTAATTGTTTTACTTATAGCCATGCCTTTAATTCCTTCTGGATATATCGAAAGAGCAGAAACTATTTTTACTCAAAAAGATAAGGAGGGAAATTCAACCGGTACTCGTAAAGAGATTTTGAGAGATGCTTGGACAGTGTTTTTAGATAACCCTCTTGGTGTTGGGGTCGGAGCTTTCCCAGCAGTTCGGCAACAACGTTTTGGACGTACCCAGGATACGCATAATTTATATCTGGAAATTGGTACTAATCTAGGAATACAAGGTTTAATAATTTTTTTTGGATTAATATTTGCTTTATTAAGAATACTTTCACGCTTAGTAAAAAATTTAAATACCCAAAGCAAGTTGCTTGAAGGTTTATTACTAGACAAGCCTTCTACTAATATCAGTCTTGGAGACTTACAAAAGCATAAACGAGATCTACAAATTATGCGGGCAACTTGTCAGTCAATTTATCTTTTCGTCATATTGAGGCTTGGCCTGGGTTTATTTGGCATGGATCTATATGAAATTTACTGGTGGTTTGCATGTGGAACAGCGGTTGCTGTTTGGAATATTAATACTGTCGCTCAAAGTCGTACAGTTACACTTGTTCAATTATCAAAAATGTAA
- a CDS encoding transposase codes for MTAKDNRLFAETVFYRYRAGILWRDLSDGFGHWSIAHTRFSRFMRLFESLSFKKILEILN; via the coding sequence GTGACAGCCAAAGATAATCGTCTCTTTGCTGAAACCGTATTTTATCGCTACCGTGCGGGCATCCTGTGGCGCGATTTGTCGGACGGATTTGGTCATTGGAGCATTGCTCACACACGCTTTAGTCGATTTATGAGGTTGTTTGAATCTTTGAGTTTTAAAAAGATACTGGAGATATTAAATTGA
- a CDS encoding class I SAM-dependent methyltransferase, which produces MSNKNNLNSDLVTRQESESNFHDRKYNQHNQGEQYPRHYAVNPTYPIYQRMLNGIDNLSNKRVLEYGCGEGWITRDLAQRGAFVSAFDISSEAVCRTSELLALEGLADQCHISQMGAEQLDYPDQFFDIAVGFAIIHHLDLNLAIPELYRVLKPGGIAYFAEPLGNNPLINLYRRLTPQYRTKDEEPIDLKKLPSLLGQFKDFEHKEFYVIALSSIALAYLPFGKKLFPIINQKLMQIDDRLLGYFPSLGALAWYTILKIRK; this is translated from the coding sequence ATGTCAAACAAAAATAACTTAAATAGTGATCTGGTTACTCGCCAAGAATCTGAATCAAATTTTCATGATCGAAAGTATAACCAGCATAACCAAGGCGAGCAATACCCACGCCATTACGCAGTTAATCCAACCTACCCTATTTATCAGAGAATGCTGAATGGGATAGATAATTTATCTAATAAACGCGTGCTCGAATATGGTTGTGGTGAGGGTTGGATTACACGGGATTTGGCACAAAGAGGGGCTTTTGTGAGTGCGTTTGATATTTCTTCTGAAGCTGTATGTCGTACGAGTGAGCTCCTTGCTTTAGAAGGATTGGCAGATCAATGCCACATTTCGCAGATGGGCGCTGAACAATTGGATTATCCTGATCAGTTTTTTGATATTGCTGTTGGCTTTGCAATTATTCATCATTTAGATCTCAATTTGGCAATTCCAGAATTGTATAGAGTTTTAAAACCAGGGGGTATAGCTTACTTTGCTGAGCCTCTAGGAAATAACCCATTAATTAATTTATATAGACGACTAACACCGCAATATCGTACTAAAGATGAAGAGCCTATTGATCTAAAAAAACTTCCTTCTCTATTGGGTCAATTTAAAGACTTTGAGCATAAGGAATTTTATGTTATTGCTTTGTCATCGATAGCATTGGCTTATTTGCCCTTTGGTAAAAAACTTTTCCCAATTATTAATCAGAAACTTATGCAAATAGATGATCGGTTATTGGGCTATTTTCCAAGCCTTGGCGCATTAGCTTGGTATACAATTTTGAAGATTAGAAAATAA
- a CDS encoding IS1 family transposase: MTFLKKTEKLWLWRAYDPIERRALPWVLGRRDDATCREHLGKIGIEGHTFVTDDWEGFHRNIPEGQLFTGKDLTFPIEQDNSNLRHYLARFRRRTKVVSKSKKMVDLSLRLHHHVRDSKNYAALAAVFLSILS; the protein is encoded by the coding sequence ATCACTTTCTTAAAAAAGACAGAAAAACTATGGCTTTGGCGAGCGTATGACCCTATCGAGCGGCGAGCTCTTCCCTGGGTTTTGGGTCGGCGTGATGATGCAACCTGCCGAGAGCACCTCGGAAAAATCGGAATCGAAGGCCATACGTTCGTGACCGACGACTGGGAGGGGTTCCACCGCAACATTCCCGAAGGCCAACTCTTCACTGGCAAGGATTTGACCTTTCCCATCGAGCAAGACAACAGCAACCTCCGGCATTATCTGGCGCGGTTCCGACGCCGCACCAAGGTCGTTTCAAAATCGAAGAAGATGGTCGATCTGTCCCTGCGCCTTCACCATCATGTGCGCGACTCCAAAAACTACGCCGCCCTCGCCGCCGTCTTCTTATCTATCTTAAGTTAG
- a CDS encoding NnrU family protein — MNSALWVTGLAGAVFVISHLGLSSAAVRGRLVGRLGEKGFLGVYSLVAFLVLGAMIAAYRQSSHTVFLWVPGHGLRHLPLLVMPVALTLLAGGLLTPNPSAVGMTAALDQAEPARGVLRVTRHPLMWGVALWAASHILANGDLAALLFFGGFLLTALLGSLHLDRRMAGEQGERWRLFDAATSYLPFGALLSGRQRWSWSELRRPALWGLGAFVLLLLLHPFLFGVRPY; from the coding sequence ATGAATAGCGCGCTGTGGGTCACGGGGCTTGCCGGCGCCGTCTTTGTCATCAGCCATCTCGGCTTATCCAGCGCGGCCGTGCGGGGTCGGTTGGTTGGTCGCTTGGGGGAGAAGGGGTTCTTAGGCGTCTATTCACTGGTCGCCTTTCTGGTGTTGGGGGCGATGATCGCGGCATACCGCCAGTCCTCCCACACGGTTTTTCTTTGGGTGCCTGGCCACGGCTTGCGCCATTTGCCCTTGTTGGTGATGCCGGTGGCGTTGACGTTGCTCGCGGGCGGCTTACTGACGCCGAACCCTTCGGCGGTGGGGATGACCGCAGCGCTCGATCAGGCTGAGCCGGCGCGCGGTGTATTGCGGGTTACCCGGCATCCGCTGATGTGGGGTGTGGCGCTGTGGGCGGCCAGCCATATTTTGGCGAACGGCGATTTGGCAGCGCTGTTGTTCTTCGGCGGCTTTTTATTGACGGCGCTACTGGGTTCGCTGCACCTCGACCGTCGGATGGCTGGCGAACAGGGAGAGCGCTGGCGGCTTTTTGACGCCGCCACCTCTTATCTGCCATTTGGCGCGCTGTTGAGCGGCCGCCAGCGTTGGTCCTGGAGCGAACTGCGCCGACCGGCGCTGTGGGGATTGGGCGCGTTCGTTCTATTGCTTTTATTACATCCGTTTTTGTTTGGTGTCCGGCCTTATTAA